The following are from one region of the Silene latifolia isolate original U9 population chromosome 9, ASM4854445v1, whole genome shotgun sequence genome:
- the LOC141600117 gene encoding uncharacterized protein LOC141600117 isoform X2 — MNCCNTHGFVTLLPSAHYTFPSTRKIVDVIQVIKGDSRNSNVKKALLAAKKKERVKLPNYANARDSGTSHISDFFKHPMGIEAMLNVNALEYYIPLDANTYRCRLPPVQLLNFEVAPVLDLQVNSITEGCTVELLSCKFEGSEIVESQNKYFTASMKNLIRWGDDGKESFLDVDVRLLISLEIYNRPFNLLPVSAVEGPGNLVVQALLDRYVPLLSQQLLRDYDVWVKQQSKTLP; from the exons ATGAATTGTTGCAACACTCATGGATTTGTCACATTACTTCCATCTGCTCATTACACTTTTCCATCTACCAG GAAGATTGTTGACGTCATCCAAGTAATTAAAGGTGATTCCAGAAACTCTAATGTAAAGAAAGCTCTTTTAGCTGCCAAAAAGAAGGAAAGAGTGAAGTTACCAAATTATGCAAATGCTCGTGACAGCGGAACGTCTCACATCAGTGACTTTTTTAAACACCCAATGGGAATTGAAGCGATGTTGAATGTCAATGCTTTGGAATATTATATTCCCCTTGATGCCAACACATACAG GTGCAGACTTCCACCAGTCCAGCTTCTCAACTTTGAGGTGGCGCCTGTTCTCGATTTGCAAGTGAATTCAATCACAGAAGGTTGCACGGTTGAGCTTTTGTCTTGCAAG TTTGAGGGTTCTGAGATTGTGGAAAGCCAAAACAAATATTTCACAG CATCCATGAAAAACTTAATAAGATGGGGTGATGATGGTAAAGAATCATTTCTTGATGTTGACGTAAGGTTGCTAATCAGTCTTGAG ATTTACAACAGACCTTTTAATCTATTGCCTGTATCTGCTGTCGAGGGACCTGGAAATTT AGTGGTGCAGGCCCTCTTAGATAGATATGTGCCGCTTCTTTCACAACAACTATTGCGAGACTATGATGTTTGGGTtaaacaacaaagcaaaacacTTCCATAA
- the LOC141600117 gene encoding uncharacterized protein LOC141600117 isoform X1: protein MNCCNTHGFVTLLPSAHYTFPSTRKIVDVIQVIKGDSRNSNVKKALLAAKKKERVKLPNYANARDSGTSHISDFFKHPMGIEAMLNVNALEYYIPLDANTYRCRLPPVQLLNFEVAPVLDLQVNSITEGCTVELLSCKFEGSEIVESQNKYFTASMKNLIRWGDDGKESFLDVDVRLLISLEIYNRPFNLLPVSAVEGPGNFTLPCRVVQALLDRYVPLLSQQLLRDYDVWVKQQSKTLP from the exons ATGAATTGTTGCAACACTCATGGATTTGTCACATTACTTCCATCTGCTCATTACACTTTTCCATCTACCAG GAAGATTGTTGACGTCATCCAAGTAATTAAAGGTGATTCCAGAAACTCTAATGTAAAGAAAGCTCTTTTAGCTGCCAAAAAGAAGGAAAGAGTGAAGTTACCAAATTATGCAAATGCTCGTGACAGCGGAACGTCTCACATCAGTGACTTTTTTAAACACCCAATGGGAATTGAAGCGATGTTGAATGTCAATGCTTTGGAATATTATATTCCCCTTGATGCCAACACATACAG GTGCAGACTTCCACCAGTCCAGCTTCTCAACTTTGAGGTGGCGCCTGTTCTCGATTTGCAAGTGAATTCAATCACAGAAGGTTGCACGGTTGAGCTTTTGTCTTGCAAG TTTGAGGGTTCTGAGATTGTGGAAAGCCAAAACAAATATTTCACAG CATCCATGAAAAACTTAATAAGATGGGGTGATGATGGTAAAGAATCATTTCTTGATGTTGACGTAAGGTTGCTAATCAGTCTTGAG ATTTACAACAGACCTTTTAATCTATTGCCTGTATCTGCTGTCGAGGGACCTGGAAATTT CACCTTGCCTTGCAGAGTGGTGCAGGCCCTCTTAGATAGATATGTGCCGCTTCTTTCACAACAACTATTGCGAGACTATGATGTTTGGGTtaaacaacaaagcaaaacacTTCCATAA
- the LOC141600117 gene encoding uncharacterized protein LOC141600117 isoform X3, giving the protein MNCCNTHGFVTLLPSAHYTFPSTRKIVDVIQVIKGDSRNSNVKKALLAAKKKERVKLPNYANARDSGTSHISDFFKHPMGIEAMLNVNALEYYIPLDANTYRCRLPPVQLLNFEVAPVLDLQVNSITEGCTVELLSCKFEGSEIVESQNKYFTASMKNLIRWGDDGKESFLDVDVRLLISLEIYNRPFNLLPVSAVEGPGNLSRS; this is encoded by the exons ATGAATTGTTGCAACACTCATGGATTTGTCACATTACTTCCATCTGCTCATTACACTTTTCCATCTACCAG GAAGATTGTTGACGTCATCCAAGTAATTAAAGGTGATTCCAGAAACTCTAATGTAAAGAAAGCTCTTTTAGCTGCCAAAAAGAAGGAAAGAGTGAAGTTACCAAATTATGCAAATGCTCGTGACAGCGGAACGTCTCACATCAGTGACTTTTTTAAACACCCAATGGGAATTGAAGCGATGTTGAATGTCAATGCTTTGGAATATTATATTCCCCTTGATGCCAACACATACAG GTGCAGACTTCCACCAGTCCAGCTTCTCAACTTTGAGGTGGCGCCTGTTCTCGATTTGCAAGTGAATTCAATCACAGAAGGTTGCACGGTTGAGCTTTTGTCTTGCAAG TTTGAGGGTTCTGAGATTGTGGAAAGCCAAAACAAATATTTCACAG CATCCATGAAAAACTTAATAAGATGGGGTGATGATGGTAAAGAATCATTTCTTGATGTTGACGTAAGGTTGCTAATCAGTCTTGAG ATTTACAACAGACCTTTTAATCTATTGCCTGTATCTGCTGTCGAGGGACCTGGAAATTT ATCTCGGTCATGA
- the LOC141601680 gene encoding uncharacterized protein LOC141601680, whose protein sequence is MVEQVHVIRQKMRAAQDRQKSYADFRRSDIEFAVGDKVLLKESPMKLVMRFGKRGKPSQKYIGPYEILDRVGEVAYHLALPPSLARVHNVFHVSQLRKYVSDPTHVLASETVEMDENLSYVEVAKEILDRKVRKTRNGETALVKALWSNHNVEEATWEVEDETKEKYPHLFA, encoded by the coding sequence ATGGTTGAGCAGGTACATGTGATCAGACAGAAGATGAGAGCTGcacaagatcgacaaaagagttatgctgacTTTAGGAGAAGTGATATTGAGTTTGCTGTCGGGGACAAAGTATTATTGAAAGAGTCACCAATGAAGTTAGTGATGCGTTTTGGCAAGAGAGGAAAGCCGAGTCAGAAATATATTGGGCCTTATGAGATTTTAGACAGAGTTGGTGAAGTGGCATATCATCTTGCACTACCACCATCCTTGGCAAGAGTTCATAATGTTTTTCATGTCTCACAATtgaggaaatatgtgagtgatcctactcATGTGTTAGCATCTGAGACAGTTGAGATGGATGAGAATTTATCTTATGTGGAGGTGGCTAAGGAGATATTGgacaggaaagtgaggaagactaGAAATGGCGAGACTGCATTGGTAAAAgctctttggtctaatcataatgtagaggaagctacttgggaagtTGAAGATGAGACAAAAGAGAAGTATCCCCATTTATTTGCTTAA